Proteins from one Athalia rosae chromosome 8, iyAthRosa1.1, whole genome shotgun sequence genomic window:
- the LOC125502041 gene encoding uncharacterized protein LOC125502041 isoform X1, protein MEHDCRCYSKTRGIFLFRIQGCSNQMIVNQLREGNSDDKVVLKGELPPLLQLADSIRKILSGGWSTNFCALFIRYQHFLTSISLPRTESVLTPASLKIAK, encoded by the exons ATGGAGCATGACTGTAGGTGCTACAGCAAGACGAGAGGGAT ttttttatttcgaatacaaGGATGCTCTAATCAAATGATCGTAAACCAACTCAGAGAAGGAAACTCTGACGATAAGGTTGTACTGAAGGGAGAATTGCCACCGCTCCTTCAACTTGCAGATTCGATTCGCAAAATCCTGAGTGGAGGATGGTCAACCAATTTCTGTGCGCTATTTATCCGGTATCAGCACTTTCTGACGAGCATCTCCTTACCTAGAACAGAAAGTGTGCTTACACCTGCcagtttgaaaattgcaaaataa
- the LOC125502041 gene encoding uncharacterized protein LOC125502041 isoform X2, protein MGASLWSLLFILTCVAPRANDVCRLPASWRPPYSSVQHGAAIYQLFKPRKLYSTLEDTDQTGLVPDAAGKLQVRQRESYCDSFKVQETCLAGDSTRRG, encoded by the exons ATGGGTGCATCTTTATGGTCTCTCTTGTTCATCTTGACGTGTGTGGCTCCACGCGCAAATGACGTTTGCAG GTTACCTGCATCTTGGAGGCCTCCATACAGCTCTGTGCAACATGGTGCAGCTATATATCAGCTATTCAAACCAAGGAAATTATATTCTACGCTAGAAGACACAGATCAAACAGGACTCGTACCAGATGCTGCTGGTAAACTCCAAGTGAGGCAAAGAGAATCTTACTGCGACAGTTTCAAGGTACAAGAAACATGTTTGGCTGGTGATTCGACTCGGAGAGGATAA
- the LOC125502040 gene encoding WD repeat-containing protein 19-like isoform X1 produces MRPEYQTQIHANCSKKIEAIVRKAPKTKDPEAENEPLTPCPYCKNKLPETKVMCDKCKSTIPFFIATGRHLLKEDFTACPQYEFPKIATEFLRIIESEEVCPMCTEHVDPNMVSSSIGIHSFLDAQDTNVKKV; encoded by the exons ATGCGGCCTGAATACCAAACGCAAATCCATGCCAACtgtagcaaaaaaattgaagcgatCGTGAGGAAGGCTCCAAAGACAAAGGATCCTGAAGCTGAGAATGAGCCATTGACACCTTGTCCttattgcaaaaataaattacctgaGACGAAAGTCATGTGTGACAAATGCAAGAGCACCATACCTTTTTTCATTGCTACG GGTCGTCACCTTCTCAAAGAAGACTTTACAGCTTGTCCACAATATGAGTTTCCCAAAATCGCAACTGAGTTCCTGCG aatcatcGAAAGTGAAGAAGTTTGTCCAATGTGTACGGAACATGTGGATCCAAATATGGTGTCATCGAGCATCggcattcattcattcctcgATGCACAAGATACCAATGTTAAAAAGGTTTAG